One genomic region from Pseudoduganella dura encodes:
- the rho gene encoding transcription termination factor Rho: MHLSELKALHVSALLEMAISLDIDNAARLRKQELMFAILKKRAKSGEQIFGDGALEVLPDGFGFLRSPDASYMASTDDIYISPSQIRRFNLHTGDSIEGEVRTPKDGERYFALVKVDKVNGESPEASKHRILFENLTPLHPNEPLRLEREMNGAENITGRIVDLIAPIGKGQRGLLVASPKSGKSVMLQHIAHAITANHPDVTLIVLLIDERPEEVTEMQRSVRGEVVASTFDEPATRHVQVAEMVMEKAKRLVEMKKDVVILLDSITRLARAYNTVIPASGKVLTGGVDANALQRPKRFFGAARNIEEGGSLTIIATALIETGSRMDDVIYEEFKGTGNMEVHLERRLAEKRVYPAINLNKSGTRREELLIKPNELQKIWILRKLLYSMDEIEAMEFILDKMRATKTNTEFFDMMRRGG; encoded by the coding sequence ATGCATCTATCTGAATTAAAGGCCTTGCACGTTTCGGCGTTGCTGGAAATGGCCATCAGTCTGGATATCGACAATGCGGCCCGCCTGCGCAAGCAGGAGCTCATGTTCGCTATCCTGAAGAAGCGCGCCAAGTCCGGCGAGCAGATCTTCGGCGATGGCGCCCTGGAAGTACTGCCGGACGGCTTCGGCTTCCTGCGCTCGCCGGACGCCAGCTACATGGCGTCCACGGACGACATCTATATCTCGCCGTCGCAAATCCGGCGCTTCAACCTGCATACGGGCGACTCGATCGAAGGCGAAGTGCGCACGCCGAAAGACGGCGAGCGTTACTTTGCACTGGTCAAGGTGGACAAGGTCAACGGCGAATCGCCGGAAGCCTCGAAACACCGCATCCTGTTTGAGAACCTGACGCCGCTGCACCCGAACGAGCCGCTGCGCCTGGAACGCGAGATGAACGGCGCCGAGAACATCACCGGCCGTATCGTCGACCTGATCGCGCCGATCGGCAAGGGCCAGCGCGGCCTGCTGGTGGCGTCGCCGAAGTCCGGCAAATCCGTGATGCTGCAACACATCGCGCACGCCATCACGGCCAACCACCCGGACGTGACGCTGATCGTGCTGCTGATCGACGAGCGCCCGGAAGAAGTGACGGAAATGCAGCGCTCGGTGCGCGGCGAAGTCGTTGCCTCCACGTTCGACGAGCCGGCCACCCGCCACGTGCAGGTTGCCGAGATGGTCATGGAAAAGGCCAAGCGCCTGGTCGAGATGAAGAAGGATGTGGTCATCCTGCTGGACTCGATCACCCGCCTGGCCCGCGCCTACAACACCGTGATCCCGGCTTCGGGCAAGGTGCTGACCGGCGGCGTGGACGCCAACGCGCTGCAGCGCCCGAAACGCTTCTTCGGCGCCGCCCGCAATATCGAGGAAGGCGGCTCGCTGACGATCATCGCCACCGCGCTGATCGAAACCGGTTCGCGCATGGACGACGTGATCTACGAGGAATTCAAGGGCACCGGCAACATGGAAGTGCACCTGGAGCGCCGCCTGGCCGAAAAACGCGTCTATCCGGCAATCAACCTGAACAAATCGGGTACGCGCCGCGAAGAACTGCTGATCAAGCCGAACGAGCTGCAGAAGATCTGGATCCTGCGCAAGCTGCTGTACTCGATGGACGAGATCGAAGCGATGGAGTTCATCCTCGACAAGATGCGCGCCACGAAGACCAATACCGAGTTCTTCGACATGATGCGGCGCGGCGGCTAA
- a CDS encoding response regulator — MNHALRILLLDDDAFMLDLLQDMIAGLGYSHVHADSDARSALRALPGFRPDVLVCDLSMPEMDGIEFLRAVAEGGFDGDVILLSGMDSGILRAAETLATAQGLTILGARNKPLTSAALGDLLALARGRATPVHGDGK, encoded by the coding sequence ATGAACCACGCATTGCGCATCCTGCTGCTGGACGACGACGCCTTCATGCTGGACCTGCTGCAGGACATGATCGCCGGCCTGGGCTATTCCCACGTACACGCCGACAGCGACGCCCGCAGTGCGCTGCGCGCACTGCCCGGGTTCCGGCCGGACGTGCTGGTGTGCGATCTGTCGATGCCGGAGATGGATGGCATCGAATTCCTGCGCGCCGTGGCCGAAGGCGGCTTCGATGGCGACGTGATCCTGCTGTCCGGCATGGACAGCGGCATCCTGCGCGCCGCCGAAACGCTGGCGACGGCGCAGGGATTGACCATCCTGGGGGCGCGCAACAAGCCGCTCACGAGTGCCGCGCTGGGCGACCTGCTGGCACTCGCCCGCGGCAGGGCGACGCCGGTACACGGCGACGGAAAATAG
- the hutC gene encoding histidine utilization repressor produces MEAQHEAPGTPIFQQIKDFLVAQIAAGHWKEGDVIPSEQALVKQFGVSRMTVNRAVRELTAESVLTRRQGSGTYVAPQKYQATLLEIRSIADEIRARGHTHRSTLQRLDQGPAPELLAKQFELAAGHPLFHSIIVHYENGVPIQVEDRWVNPQVAPDYLVQDFTRLTPSEYLLAAAPLQAATYSLEALAAPRDIADMLSMDARQPCLVLRRRTRSGGKVASLVTMWHPGHRYQFAGSVATGAHA; encoded by the coding sequence TTGGAAGCACAGCATGAGGCACCGGGCACTCCCATTTTCCAGCAGATCAAGGATTTCCTGGTGGCGCAGATCGCCGCCGGGCACTGGAAGGAAGGCGACGTGATTCCCTCCGAGCAGGCGCTCGTCAAGCAGTTCGGCGTCTCGCGGATGACCGTCAACCGCGCCGTGCGCGAACTCACGGCCGAATCGGTGCTGACGCGCCGCCAGGGCTCGGGCACCTATGTCGCGCCGCAGAAATACCAGGCCACGCTGCTGGAGATCAGGAGCATCGCGGACGAGATCCGGGCCCGTGGCCACACGCACCGCAGCACGCTGCAGCGGCTCGACCAGGGTCCCGCCCCCGAATTGCTGGCCAAGCAGTTCGAACTGGCCGCCGGGCACCCGTTGTTCCACTCGATCATCGTCCACTACGAGAACGGCGTGCCGATCCAGGTGGAAGACCGCTGGGTCAACCCGCAGGTGGCGCCCGACTACCTGGTGCAGGACTTCACGCGCCTGACACCCAGCGAATACCTGCTGGCGGCGGCGCCGCTGCAAGCGGCCACCTACAGCCTGGAAGCGCTGGCGGCGCCGCGCGATATCGCCGACATGCTGTCGATGGATGCCCGCCAGCCCTGCCTGGTGCTGCGCCGGCGCACGCGCTCGGGCGGCAAGGTGGCATCGCTCGTCACGATGTGGCATCCGGGGCACCGCTACCAGTTCGCCGGCAGCGTCGCGACCGGCGCGCACGCCTGA
- a CDS encoding PAS domain S-box protein: MPPGSARPARPARPARRLLLQTALLLCACGPAFGLERVSVQLKWHHQFQFAGYYAAQDKGYYRDEGLEVALVEAQPGTDPVQAVLAGRAQYGTGNSSLLLHRAAGKPVVVLAPIFQHSAAALIARRTPDGKPVGWTGARVMLAPGNDELQAYLLRQGVKLAELKLLPHSQRLDDLIEGKVDVMSGYLTEVPYLLDLAGIRYDMLSPRAAGIDFYGDILFTTERELQEHPERARAMRAATLRGWRYAMAHPEEIVDLIRARYPQGHSREHLMHEARQTAKLMEQPLVEPGYSNPARWQAIANTYITLGMLPRSVALDDFLYREPEPRPRWPLLATGMLAALLGAAAIWRARAARPQPLPVQAAPAADAPSPAEQALDAACEGIWEWHPQSDEVKLSPRFGELLGYGAGGLAPHDRNAWLQHVHPDDRLQLMQEMSRIGLEPVDDTLLVHECRMRCRDGSYRWIAVRGRVTARAGAHPTLAGGTLGPVNDRALAERDRLSAVLEAMPGGILVADRGGRVKQVNRAAAACFGYQPGDMAGISMELLVPEVMRSAPGLPRELFSRPNLPGRVLTARRADGGHFPAMVHLAPIELAGIERASQGWSVVSVRDMTQRQRTEQALHASSERYRQIVQTATEGIWMTDAGDRTSFVNPTLARMLGFDPDDMLGRPMSDFMDEESTAQLVRQNQRRRPGEAEQGDARFYRKDGSSMWGLVSTTQIHDDNGVYAGTLAMITDITDRRLAEVALRNSSQRMASVFNAVTNGLVVLNSEGVILECNAATARMLGPAAASGARLWPGVHEDGRPFDADEHPVQRALASGRSVRGVVMGVTGDSGGICWLSVNAEPMRDELGAATMVVASLTDITERKNSADALRRGEQRLQEIIKMMPIGLFLKGPDGRLLLMNPACERQFGYTMADLHNGSYAHLHAPKEVVEFARRDREAFARGEQVDYEETLFNPALRQHLALRTFKKPVFDEHGEPVYLICMSIDITESKRVEQALRELNEHLEERVAQRTEQLDQAKQVAEEASQAKGQFLANMSHEIRTPMNGVIGMAHLALKTDLDPRQRDYLEKIRFAGEHLLGIIDDILDISKIEAGKLDIEQVEFPLSQVIETLTTVVAPKVAARELRLDIDIDPEVPPVLRGDPLRLGQVLINYVNNAIKFSEHGTIGLRVRCIAGGDTDCLLRFDVSDEGIGMTEQEMGRLFQSFEQADASTTRAYGGTGLGLAICKQLAQLMGGDVGVSSAPGAGSTFWFTARLGIGGTGAAAGALPSSAAEPATPKDALQGAHLLLVEDNAFNQQIGMEMLEEAGAAVRLAGNGAEALALLEEASFDCVLMDVQMPVMDGLETTRRIRADARLAGLRVLAMTATATSEERERCMEAGMDDFIAKPIQPALLARKIAAWLPERRVKEHRRDGGKDGGKGGGERGAGNEGAVPYRPHATLVGDPAVIDLSVLAQVLGYQPDKIRSFALKFLQSAENGLAELDEALAAGDIERVRELGHRLKAAARTVGALGMGELCERMERLPSSGPAGEQGAWALVGQFRPLLAQIREHILNHTTLGELK, encoded by the coding sequence TTGCCACCCGGTTCTGCCCGCCCAGCCCGCCCTGCCCGCCCAGCCCGCCGCCTGCTGCTGCAGACCGCGTTGCTGCTGTGCGCATGCGGCCCGGCGTTCGGGCTGGAGCGGGTGTCCGTTCAGCTGAAGTGGCATCACCAGTTCCAGTTCGCCGGCTACTACGCCGCGCAGGACAAGGGCTACTACCGCGACGAAGGGCTGGAGGTGGCGCTGGTGGAAGCGCAGCCGGGCACCGATCCGGTGCAGGCCGTGCTGGCCGGCAGGGCCCAGTACGGCACCGGCAACAGCAGCCTGCTGCTGCACCGCGCGGCGGGCAAGCCGGTGGTGGTGCTGGCCCCCATCTTCCAGCACTCGGCCGCCGCGCTGATCGCGCGGCGCACGCCGGACGGCAAGCCGGTCGGGTGGACCGGCGCACGCGTGATGCTGGCACCGGGCAACGACGAGCTGCAAGCCTACCTGCTGCGCCAGGGCGTGAAGCTGGCCGAGCTGAAGCTGCTGCCGCACAGCCAGCGGCTCGACGACCTGATCGAGGGCAAGGTCGACGTGATGTCGGGCTACCTTACCGAAGTGCCGTATCTGCTGGACCTTGCCGGCATCCGCTACGACATGCTGTCGCCGCGCGCGGCCGGCATCGACTTCTATGGCGATATCCTGTTCACTACCGAACGCGAACTGCAGGAGCACCCGGAGCGGGCGCGGGCCATGCGGGCCGCCACGCTGCGCGGCTGGCGCTATGCGATGGCGCACCCCGAGGAAATCGTCGACCTGATCCGCGCCCGCTATCCGCAGGGCCATTCGCGCGAACACTTGATGCACGAAGCGCGCCAGACCGCGAAGCTGATGGAACAGCCGCTGGTCGAACCCGGCTACAGCAATCCCGCGCGCTGGCAGGCGATCGCCAACACCTACATCACGCTGGGCATGCTGCCGCGCAGCGTGGCGCTGGACGACTTCCTGTACCGCGAGCCCGAGCCGCGGCCACGCTGGCCGCTGCTCGCGACGGGCATGCTGGCGGCCCTGCTGGGCGCCGCCGCGATCTGGCGCGCGCGTGCCGCGCGGCCGCAGCCCCTGCCGGTGCAGGCGGCGCCCGCCGCCGACGCGCCATCGCCGGCCGAGCAAGCGCTGGATGCGGCCTGCGAAGGCATCTGGGAATGGCATCCGCAGAGCGATGAAGTGAAGCTGTCGCCGCGCTTCGGGGAACTGCTCGGCTACGGCGCCGGCGGCCTGGCGCCGCACGACCGCAACGCCTGGCTGCAGCACGTGCACCCGGACGACCGCCTGCAACTGATGCAGGAGATGTCGCGCATCGGCCTCGAACCGGTCGACGATACGCTGCTCGTGCACGAATGCCGGATGCGCTGCCGCGACGGCAGCTACCGCTGGATCGCGGTGCGCGGCCGCGTGACCGCGCGCGCCGGCGCCCACCCCACGCTGGCGGGCGGCACGCTGGGCCCCGTGAACGACCGCGCGCTGGCCGAGCGGGACCGGCTGTCGGCGGTGCTCGAAGCAATGCCCGGCGGAATCCTGGTGGCCGACCGCGGCGGCCGCGTGAAGCAGGTCAACCGCGCGGCCGCCGCCTGCTTCGGCTACCAGCCGGGCGACATGGCCGGCATCTCGATGGAACTGCTGGTGCCGGAAGTGATGCGCAGCGCGCCTGGCCTGCCGCGCGAACTGTTCTCGCGCCCCAACCTGCCGGGCCGCGTGCTGACCGCGCGGCGTGCCGACGGCGGCCACTTCCCCGCCATGGTGCACCTGGCGCCGATCGAACTGGCGGGGATCGAACGCGCGAGCCAGGGCTGGTCGGTGGTCTCGGTGCGCGACATGACCCAGCGCCAGCGCACCGAGCAGGCGCTGCACGCCAGTTCGGAGCGCTACCGGCAGATCGTGCAGACGGCCACCGAAGGGATCTGGATGACCGATGCCGGCGACCGCACGTCGTTCGTCAACCCCACGCTGGCGCGCATGCTGGGCTTCGATCCGGACGACATGCTGGGCCGCCCGATGAGCGATTTCATGGACGAGGAAAGCACGGCCCAGCTGGTGCGGCAGAACCAGCGCCGCCGCCCCGGCGAAGCCGAACAGGGCGATGCGCGCTTCTACCGCAAGGATGGCTCGTCGATGTGGGGGCTGGTGTCGACCACGCAGATCCACGACGACAACGGCGTGTATGCCGGCACGCTGGCGATGATCACCGACATCACCGACCGGCGCCTGGCCGAGGTGGCGCTGCGCAATTCAAGCCAGCGCATGGCCTCGGTGTTCAACGCCGTGACCAACGGCCTGGTGGTGCTGAACAGCGAGGGCGTGATTCTCGAATGCAATGCGGCCACGGCCCGCATGCTGGGGCCGGCCGCCGCCAGCGGCGCGCGGCTGTGGCCCGGCGTGCACGAGGACGGCAGGCCGTTCGATGCCGACGAACACCCGGTGCAGCGCGCCCTCGCCAGCGGCCGCTCGGTGCGCGGCGTGGTGATGGGGGTAACGGGAGATTCGGGCGGCATCTGCTGGCTGTCGGTGAACGCCGAACCGATGCGCGACGAACTGGGGGCCGCCACGATGGTGGTGGCGAGCCTGACCGACATCACCGAGCGCAAGAACAGCGCCGATGCGCTGCGGCGCGGCGAGCAGCGGCTGCAGGAAATCATCAAGATGATGCCGATCGGCCTGTTCCTGAAAGGTCCGGACGGCCGCCTGCTGCTGATGAATCCCGCCTGCGAGCGGCAGTTCGGCTACACGATGGCCGACCTGCACAACGGCAGCTACGCGCACCTGCATGCGCCGAAGGAGGTGGTGGAGTTCGCCCGGCGCGACCGCGAAGCCTTCGCCCGCGGCGAGCAGGTCGACTACGAGGAAACGCTGTTCAACCCGGCGCTGCGCCAGCACCTCGCGCTGCGCACATTCAAGAAACCCGTGTTCGACGAGCATGGCGAACCCGTGTACCTGATCTGCATGTCGATCGACATCACCGAAAGCAAGCGGGTGGAGCAGGCGCTGCGCGAGCTCAACGAGCATCTCGAGGAACGCGTGGCGCAACGCACCGAGCAGCTCGACCAGGCCAAGCAGGTCGCCGAAGAGGCCAGCCAGGCCAAGGGCCAGTTCCTGGCCAACATGAGCCACGAGATCCGCACGCCGATGAACGGCGTGATCGGCATGGCGCACCTGGCGCTGAAGACCGATCTCGATCCGCGCCAGCGCGATTACCTGGAAAAGATCCGCTTCGCCGGCGAGCACCTGCTGGGCATCATCGACGACATCCTGGACATCTCGAAGATCGAGGCCGGCAAGCTGGACATCGAACAGGTCGAGTTCCCGCTGTCGCAGGTCATCGAAACGCTGACCACCGTGGTGGCGCCGAAGGTCGCGGCCCGGGAGCTGCGGCTCGACATCGACATCGATCCGGAAGTGCCGCCGGTGCTGCGCGGCGACCCGCTGCGGCTGGGCCAGGTGCTGATCAACTACGTCAACAACGCGATCAAGTTCAGCGAGCACGGCACGATCGGCCTGCGGGTGCGCTGCATAGCGGGCGGCGACACCGACTGCCTGCTGCGCTTCGATGTCAGCGACGAAGGCATCGGCATGACGGAACAGGAGATGGGCAGGCTGTTCCAGTCGTTCGAGCAGGCCGACGCGTCGACCACGCGCGCCTACGGCGGCACCGGCCTGGGGCTGGCGATCTGCAAGCAGCTGGCCCAGCTGATGGGCGGCGACGTGGGTGTGTCGAGCGCGCCCGGTGCCGGCAGCACGTTCTGGTTCACGGCGCGCCTCGGCATCGGCGGAACCGGAGCGGCCGCCGGCGCGCTGCCGTCATCGGCCGCCGAGCCGGCGACGCCGAAGGACGCGCTGCAGGGTGCCCATCTCCTGCTGGTGGAGGACAACGCCTTCAACCAGCAGATCGGCATGGAAATGCTGGAGGAGGCGGGCGCCGCGGTGCGGCTGGCCGGCAACGGCGCCGAGGCGCTGGCGCTGCTGGAAGAAGCCAGCTTCGACTGCGTGCTGATGGACGTGCAGATGCCGGTGATGGATGGGCTGGAAACCACGCGCCGCATCCGCGCCGATGCGCGCCTGGCCGGCCTGCGCGTGCTGGCGATGACGGCCACCGCCACCAGCGAGGAACGCGAACGCTGCATGGAAGCCGGCATGGATGACTTCATCGCCAAGCCGATCCAGCCGGCGCTGCTGGCCCGCAAGATCGCGGCCTGGCTGCCCGAGCGCCGCGTGAAGGAACATCGCCGCGATGGCGGCAAGGACGGCGGCAAGGGTGGAGGGGAGCGCGGCGCCGGCAATGAAGGCGCCGTGCCGTACCGGCCCCATGCGACACTGGTGGGCGATCCGGCCGTCATCGACCTGTCCGTGCTGGCCCAGGTGCTGGGCTACCAGCCGGACAAGATCCGCAGCTTCGCGCTGAAGTTCCTGCAATCGGCCGAGAACGGGCTGGCGGAGCTCGACGAGGCGCTGGCGGCCGGCGATATCGAGCGGGTCCGCGAACTGGGCCACCGGCTCAAGGCGGCCGCCCGCACGGTGGGTGCGCTCGGCATGGGCGAACTGTGCGAGCGGATGGAGCGGCTGCCGTCTTCCGGTCCGGCGGGGGAACAGGGTGCGTGGGCGCTGGTCGGGCAGTTCCGCCCCCTGCTGGCGCAGATCCGGGAACACATCTTGAACCACACGACTCTTGGCGAACTGAAATGA
- a CDS encoding amidohydrolase: protein MRLALLTASLALALQAHAAPGTVIDNANGYTLNARDELVRFKSLAFDAGGRIVAVGSAREVAAKAAGFTHVDVAGKTVLPGLIDAHGHVFGLGEIATGAELYSATSLAGAVKAIAAFARASPQRAWVIGNGWNQETWKLGRFPTARELDEAVADRPALMHRVDGHAVWVNSRALALAGITKETKDPAGGKIERDAAGNATGILVDAAMELVGKVVPRPTEAESRAALDGALAMLKGVGLTSVHDAGIGVGADKLYRAYADQGKLTTRVYAMIGDTGEDFDRLAAGGPLQGYANDLYALSAVKLFADGALGSRGAALIKPYSDAPHTHGLLFYDDAAMRARMAKAMKAGYQVNVHAIGDAGNRQILDAYAALRKQYPAQSPAGASRHRIEHAQVVAPADIPRFAELDIIPSMQPTHATSDQNMAEQRVGSGRIKGAYAWRTFLEQGSRIACGSDFPIESPNPFQGMHAAVTRQDMQDQPPKGWYPEQAMTVKEALRCFTLDAAYAARQENVIGSLEPGKWADFIVTDRDLFKVAPADIGRIGVLETWVGGRRVFRK, encoded by the coding sequence ATGCGCCTCGCCCTGCTGACCGCCAGTCTCGCCCTTGCCCTCCAGGCCCACGCCGCTCCCGGCACCGTGATCGACAACGCCAACGGCTACACCCTGAATGCCAGGGACGAGCTGGTGCGATTCAAGTCGCTTGCCTTCGATGCGGGCGGCCGTATCGTCGCCGTCGGCAGTGCGCGGGAAGTGGCGGCAAAGGCCGCCGGCTTCACGCACGTGGACGTGGCCGGCAAGACGGTGCTGCCCGGCCTGATCGACGCCCATGGCCACGTGTTCGGCCTGGGCGAAATCGCCACCGGCGCGGAACTGTACAGCGCCACCAGCCTGGCTGGCGCGGTGAAGGCGATTGCCGCCTTCGCGCGCGCCAGTCCGCAGCGCGCCTGGGTGATCGGCAACGGCTGGAACCAGGAAACGTGGAAGCTGGGCCGCTTTCCCACGGCGCGGGAACTCGATGAGGCGGTGGCCGATCGCCCCGCGCTGATGCACCGCGTGGATGGCCATGCCGTGTGGGTCAACAGCCGCGCGCTGGCCCTGGCCGGTATCACGAAAGAGACGAAGGACCCGGCCGGCGGCAAGATCGAGCGCGATGCGGCCGGCAATGCCACCGGCATCCTGGTCGATGCGGCGATGGAACTCGTGGGCAAGGTCGTGCCGCGGCCCACCGAGGCGGAATCGCGCGCGGCGCTCGACGGCGCGCTGGCGATGCTGAAAGGCGTGGGCCTGACGAGCGTGCACGACGCCGGCATCGGCGTGGGCGCGGACAAGCTGTACCGCGCCTATGCCGACCAGGGCAAGCTGACCACCCGCGTGTACGCGATGATCGGCGATACCGGCGAAGACTTCGACCGGCTGGCGGCCGGCGGCCCGTTGCAGGGCTACGCGAACGACCTGTACGCGCTGTCGGCCGTGAAACTGTTCGCCGACGGCGCGCTGGGCAGCCGCGGCGCCGCGCTGATCAAGCCCTACAGCGATGCGCCGCACACCCATGGCCTGCTGTTTTACGACGATGCCGCGATGCGCGCCAGGATGGCGAAGGCGATGAAGGCCGGCTACCAGGTCAACGTGCATGCGATCGGCGATGCCGGCAACCGGCAGATCCTGGATGCCTACGCGGCGCTGCGGAAGCAATATCCGGCGCAATCCCCGGCCGGGGCGTCGCGCCACCGCATCGAGCACGCCCAGGTGGTGGCGCCGGCCGACATTCCACGGTTTGCCGAACTGGACATCATTCCCTCGATGCAGCCCACGCATGCCACCTCCGACCAGAACATGGCCGAGCAGCGCGTGGGCAGCGGGCGCATCAAGGGTGCGTATGCCTGGCGCACGTTCCTGGAGCAAGGTTCGCGCATTGCCTGCGGATCCGATTTTCCGATCGAATCGCCGAATCCGTTCCAGGGCATGCATGCCGCCGTCACGCGGCAGGACATGCAGGACCAGCCGCCGAAAGGCTGGTATCCGGAGCAGGCGATGACGGTGAAGGAAGCGCTGCGCTGCTTCACGCTCGATGCGGCGTACGCGGCGCGGCAGGAAAACGTGATCGGCTCGCTGGAGCCGGGCAAGTGGGCCGATTTCATCGTGACCGACCGCGACCTGTTCAAGGTGGCGCCAGCCGACATCGGCCGCATCGGCGTGCTGGAAACGTGGGTCGGCGGCCGGCGGGTGTTCAGGAAGTAG
- the ada gene encoding bifunctional DNA-binding transcriptional regulator/O6-methylguanine-DNA methyltransferase Ada has product MTTSTIAPTFSVTFETDDARWTAVQERDRAADGRFYYSVRTTGVYCRPSCGARPALRANVAFHATTAEAELAGFRPCLRCKPDGPPLAERRAALVAAVCQLIDTADEEPDLATLAEASGISRFHLHRIFKAQTGITPKAYAAARRNERVRAGLALQPSVTEAIYAAGYNSSGRFYATSRESLGMTPTAFRRGGSGATIRFAIAQCSLGAILVASTDVGICAILMGDDPDALARDLQDRFPKAELVGAERDYEAVVARVIGLVEAPETGLDLPLDVRGTAFQQRVWQALRTVPAGRTVSYTELAALVGIQGGARAVAGACAANAIAVAIPCHRVVRNDGALSGYRWGVERKQALLEREGAK; this is encoded by the coding sequence ATGACCACTTCGACCATCGCCCCCACCTTCAGCGTCACCTTCGAGACCGACGACGCGCGCTGGACCGCCGTGCAGGAGCGCGACCGGGCCGCCGACGGCCGCTTCTATTATTCCGTGCGCACCACGGGCGTCTACTGCCGGCCTTCGTGCGGCGCGCGGCCGGCGCTGCGCGCGAACGTGGCGTTCCACGCCACCACCGCCGAAGCCGAGCTGGCCGGTTTTCGCCCGTGCCTGCGCTGCAAGCCCGACGGGCCGCCACTGGCCGAGCGGCGCGCCGCGCTGGTGGCCGCGGTGTGCCAACTGATCGACACGGCGGACGAGGAGCCGGACCTGGCCACGCTGGCCGAAGCGAGCGGCATCAGCCGCTTCCACCTGCACCGCATCTTCAAGGCGCAGACCGGCATCACGCCGAAAGCGTATGCCGCCGCGCGGCGCAACGAGCGCGTTCGCGCCGGCCTGGCGCTGCAGCCGTCGGTGACGGAGGCGATCTACGCGGCCGGCTACAACTCCAGCGGCCGCTTCTACGCCACGTCGCGCGAGTCGCTGGGCATGACGCCCACCGCGTTCCGCCGCGGCGGCAGCGGCGCCACGATCCGCTTCGCCATCGCCCAGTGTTCGCTGGGCGCGATCCTCGTGGCCAGCACCGATGTCGGCATCTGCGCGATCCTGATGGGCGACGACCCCGATGCGCTGGCGCGCGACCTGCAGGACCGCTTTCCGAAAGCGGAACTGGTGGGCGCCGAGCGCGACTACGAAGCCGTGGTGGCACGGGTGATCGGCCTCGTGGAAGCGCCCGAAACGGGGCTCGACCTGCCGCTCGACGTGCGCGGCACGGCATTCCAGCAGCGCGTATGGCAGGCGTTGCGCACGGTTCCCGCCGGCCGCACGGTCAGCTATACCGAACTGGCCGCACTGGTGGGCATACAGGGTGGAGCACGGGCCGTGGCGGGCGCCTGCGCCGCCAACGCGATCGCCGTCGCGATTCCCTGCCACCGGGTGGTGCGCAACGACGGCGCGCTTTCCGGCTACCGCTGGGGCGTCGAGCGCAAGCAGGCCCTGCTGGAGCGCGAAGGTGCCAAGTGA
- the trxA gene encoding thioredoxin TrxA, which produces MSENIKHITDASFEADVLKSDRPVLVDFWAEWCGPCKSIAPILEEVAKEYDGKLTIAKLDVDSNQTVPGKFGIRGIPTLILFKNGVPAAQKVGAMAKGQLTSFIDSNI; this is translated from the coding sequence ATGAGCGAAAACATCAAACACATCACCGACGCGTCGTTCGAAGCCGACGTGCTGAAATCCGACCGTCCTGTGCTGGTGGACTTCTGGGCCGAGTGGTGCGGTCCGTGCAAGAGCATTGCCCCGATCCTGGAAGAAGTCGCCAAGGAATATGACGGCAAGCTGACGATCGCCAAGCTGGACGTGGACTCGAACCAGACCGTGCCGGGCAAGTTCGGCATTCGCGGCATCCCGACGCTGATCCTGTTCAAGAACGGCGTGCCGGCTGCTCAAAAAGTGGGCGCCATGGCAAAAGGCCAACTCACCTCTTTCATCGACAGCAATATTTGA
- a CDS encoding 2OG-Fe(II) oxygenase → MNVDWPRVEDELNAFGCARLPGLLAAGDCALLAAAYDDADLFRSRIVMARHGFGRGEYQYFRYPLPDLVQVLRTAMYGPLATIANRWHAALGIDERYPPRHADYLARCHAAAQVRPTPLLLRYGEGDYNCLHQDLYGEHVFPLQAAFLLSRPGTDFTGGEFVLTEQRPRMQSRAEVVPLAQGDCVIFPVHHRPVNGTRGVYRVNMRHGVSRLREGQRHTLGIIFHDAA, encoded by the coding sequence ATGAACGTCGACTGGCCGCGCGTCGAAGACGAGCTGAACGCCTTCGGCTGCGCCCGCCTGCCGGGCCTGCTGGCCGCCGGCGACTGCGCGCTGCTGGCGGCCGCATACGACGACGCGGACCTGTTTCGCAGCCGCATCGTGATGGCGCGGCACGGCTTCGGCCGCGGCGAGTACCAGTACTTCCGTTATCCGCTGCCCGACCTGGTGCAGGTGTTGCGCACGGCCATGTACGGCCCGCTGGCCACGATCGCGAACCGCTGGCACGCGGCGCTCGGCATCGACGAGCGGTATCCGCCGCGGCATGCCGATTACCTGGCGCGCTGCCATGCGGCCGCGCAGGTCCGGCCCACGCCGCTGCTGCTGCGCTACGGCGAGGGCGACTACAATTGCCTGCACCAGGATCTGTACGGCGAGCACGTGTTTCCGCTGCAAGCGGCATTCCTGCTGTCGCGGCCGGGCACCGACTTCACCGGCGGCGAATTCGTGCTGACGGAGCAGCGGCCGCGCATGCAGTCGCGCGCCGAGGTGGTGCCCCTGGCCCAGGGCGACTGCGTGATCTTCCCGGTGCACCACCGGCCGGTGAACGGCACGCGCGGCGTGTACCGCGTCAACATGCGGCACGGGGTGTCGCGCCTGCGCGAAGGACAGCGGCACACGCTGGGGATCATCTTTCACGATGCGGCGTAG